The Parolsenella catena region CAAGATGCGTGATTACATTGATGCTAACTTCACGGTCGAGGGCGACCTCCGTCGTGAGCAGCGTCAGAACATTGCCCGCCTGATGGAGATCGGCTGCTACCGTGGCCTCCGTCACCGCAAGGGCCTCCCCGTCCGCGGTCAGCGCACGCACACCAACGCTCGCACCCGCAAGGGCAAGAAGCGTCAGGTCGGCGGCAAGAAGAAGAAGTAGGGGAGACTGACTAATGGCTACTGCTAAGAAGGGCGCCCAGGCTCGCGGGCGCATCAAGCGTGCCGACCGCAAGAACATCTCTGTCGGTCAGGCTCACATCAAGAGCACCTTCAACAACACGATCATCTCGATCACCGACCCCCAGGGCAACGTGATCTCCTGGCGCTCCGCCGGTATGGTCGGCTTCAAGGGCTCCCGCAAGTCCACGCCGTTCGCAGCCCAGA contains the following coding sequences:
- the rpsM gene encoding 30S ribosomal protein S13 → MARINGVDLPREKRVEIGLTYIYGIGRTAASKICAETGVDPSTHVRDLTEDEVAKMRDYIDANFTVEGDLRREQRQNIARLMEIGCYRGLRHRKGLPVRGQRTHTNARTRKGKKRQVGGKKKK
- the rpsK gene encoding 30S ribosomal protein S11, producing MATAKKGAQARGRIKRADRKNISVGQAHIKSTFNNTIISITDPQGNVISWRSAGMVGFKGSRKSTPFAAQMAAEACAKEAMEHGVHKVSVFVKGPGSGRETAIRSLQAAGLEVSSIQDKTPIAHNGCRPCKRRRV